From one Lycium ferocissimum isolate CSIRO_LF1 chromosome 5, AGI_CSIRO_Lferr_CH_V1, whole genome shotgun sequence genomic stretch:
- the LOC132055496 gene encoding uncharacterized protein LOC132055496: MDVRKIIVIVEDVEVSRTALQWALHNFLRYGDLVTLLHVFPNLRSESNKKLRHLRLKGFQLALSFQDLCNNYPNTKTEIVVTEGDQDGGKIADMVREIGASALVVGLHDHSFLYKMAMAHNSIANNLSCKVLAIKQPTPLTTTRKLRTIFLPNSSTNMDFSQIEIAALSVPEIHPPRIPYQVCPDPHAIIWRKGRSRRWGRSRRWTRRN; this comes from the exons ATGGATGTGAGGAAAATAATTGTAATTGTGGAAGATGTAGAAGTATCAAGAACAGCTTTGCAATGGGCTCTTCATAACTTTTTACGTTATGGTGATTTAGTGACACTTCTTCacgtttttccaaatttaagaTCCGAGAGCAACAAGAAACTTAGGCATCTTCGGCTCAAAGGTTTTCAACTGGCTCTGTCTTTTCAAGACCTTTGCAACAATTATCCCAAC ACCAAGACAGAGATTGTGGTAACTGAAGGGGATCAAGATGGTGGAAAGATTGCTGACATGGTTAGAGAGATTGGAGCTTCAGCTCTTGTTGTTGGACTTCATGATCATAGCTTTCTTTACAA aatggccatggcccacaacaGTATAGCAAACAATTTGAGTTGCAAAGTACTAGCCATCAAGCAACCAACGCCATTGACCACGACAAGGAAATTAAGAACTATTTTTTTGCCTAACAGTTCAACCAACATGGACTTCTCACAGATTGAAATAGCTGCACTGAG CGTCCCAGAAATTCATCCACCAAGAATTCCATACCAAGTTTGTCCAGACCCTCATGCTATTATTTGGAGAAAAGGGAGATCCAGAAGATGGGGGAGATCCAGAAGATGGACAAGAAGAAATTAA
- the LOC132058092 gene encoding oleosin G-like, whose protein sequence is MSDQQPSYGRPQRQPTRPSSFHSNMTTPSFLRKLQEHVPNSTQLVGFLTLIISGTILLLLTGLTLTAIILGLIFFTPLVLISSPIWVPVGTVLFIAIAGFLSVCGFGVATLASLSWLYRYFRGFHPPGSDRVDYARSRIADTASHVKDYAREYGGYLHSKVKDAAPGA, encoded by the coding sequence ATGTCTGATCAACAACCTAGCTATGGCCGTCCACAAAGGCAGCCTACCAGACCCTCCAGTTTCCACAGCAACATGACAACACCTTCCTTTCTCCGTAAACTACAAGAACATGTCCCAAACTCAACCCAACTTGTCGGCTTTCTAACCTTAATTATCTCAGGCACAATCTTACTCCTTCTCACTGGGCTAACCCTTACAGCAATCATTCTTGGTCTTATTTTCTTTACCCCATTGGTCTTAATCTCAAGCCCAATATGGGTCCCTGTTGGTACTGTTCTATTTATAGCCATTGCTGGATTCTTATCTGTTTGTGGATTTGGGGTTGCAACGTTGGCATCTCTTTCTTGGCTTTATAGGTATTTTAGGGGATTCCACCCGCCCGGTTCAGACCGGGTTGATTATGCAAGAAGCAGGATTGCTGATACAGCTAGCCATGTGAAGGATTATGCAAGGGAATATGGTGGATATCTTCATAGCAAAGTTAAAGATGCAGCACCTGGTGCTTGA
- the LOC132055497 gene encoding zinc finger BED domain-containing protein RICESLEEPER 1 isoform X2 → MDWGANSLYKTLKEMEPKSLAVVESTSTIHPIDTGPEKAPTTKTRKKTMTSVYLKYFETAPDGKIRKCKFCGQSYSIATATGNLGRHLSNRHPGYDITVNVASPAQQPVIVPKKPQPQSQAHAKVPQLELDHLNWLLVKWLILASLPPSTLDEHWIVNSFKFLNPTVKLWPREKFQTVLYEVFRSMQEDVRVIVDQISSKVSITLDFWTSYEQLLYMSITCQWIDENWSFQRLLLDICHISSPCGATEISHALLKVLNLYNIDNRVLCCTHDNSPIALHACHTLKEDMDSQNTSHFYYLPCAAHTLNSIINDGLRSTKTIISKIREFVLKVNTSFEISQDFLQCCNAYQEGNWQVPLDASPRWSGNYQMLDIARKAGKSMETIVRKYDELLGSRVLLSTMEKNAVNIMHAYLEPFYKTINDICTNKVLTIGLVLFFMDHISEIIAASKDSRHSPDWLKSAEEMATKARSYNDQVCNVFTYMTAILDPRIKVELIPESLNSENHLEEARRHFMRNYSTSHFASITGSYAAQELEDGGSVSFAEEIARKKRRASMSSATDELTQYLSEPPASIATDVLEWWKVNSTRYPRLSVMARDFLAAQPTALAPEDLFCSKGDEIEKQRFSTPYESTQALHCVKSWMQGGFKLKYKSTEIDYERLMELATATAAESSMAGSDKKQKS, encoded by the exons ATGGATTGGGGTGCTAACTCTCTTTATAAGACTTTAAAAG AAATGGAACCCAAATCCCTTGCCGTTGTGGAATCTACAAGTACAATCCATCCTATAGATACCGGGCCAGAGAAAGCTCCTACAacaaaaacaaggaaaaagaCCATGACATCAGTGTATCTCAAGTACTTTGAGACAGCTCCAGATGGGAAAATTAGGAAGTGTAAATTTTGTGGACAGAGTTATTCAATTGCAACAGCCACTG GCAACTTGGGCAGACATCTCAGCAATCGCCATCCGGGATATGATATAACAGTGAATGTTGCTAGTCCTGCGCAACAGCCTGTCATTGTTCCCAAGAAGCCTCAACCTCAATCTCAAGCTCATGCCAAAGTACCTCAGTTGGAGCTCGATCATTTGAACTGGTTGCTTGTCAAGTGGCTTATTCTTGCATCTCTTCCTCCTTCTACTTTGGACGAACATTGGATTGTGAATTCATTTAAATTTCTTAATCCAACCGTAAAACTTTGGCCTAGAGAAAAGTTCCAAACAGTACTTTATGAAGTTTTTAGAAGCATGCAGGAAGATGTGAGGGTGATAGTGGACCAAATTTCTTCCAAAGTCTCTATTACTCTTGATTTCTGGACATCTTACGAGCAACTCCTCTATATGAGCATCACATGCCAATGGATTGACGAAAATTGGTCTTTCCAGAGGTTGCTCCTTGATATTTGTCACATATCCTCTCCTTGTGGGGCTACTGAAATTTCTCACGCTTTGTTGAAGGTCCTTAATCTGTATAATATTGACAACAGAGTCCTCTGTTGCACACATGATAATAGTCCGATTGCACTGCATGCATGTCATACACTCAAAGAAGATATGGACAGCCAAAATACGAGTCATTTCTACTATCTTCCATGTGCTGCTCATACTTTGAATTCAATCATAAATGATGGACTAAGATCTACAAAGACAATAATTTCCAAAATAAGGGAGTTTGTCCTAAAGGTGAACACGTCCTTTGAGATTTCTCAAGATTTTCTCCAATGTTGCAATGCTTATCAAGAAGGCAATTGGCAAGTCCCTCTTGATGCCTCGCCTCGTTGGAGTGGCAATTATCAGATGCTTGACATTGCACGGAAG GCAGGTAAATCAATGGAAACTATTGTCCGAAAATATGATGAGCTATTAGGCAGTAGGGTGCTCCTCAGCACCATGGAGAAGAATGCTGtgaatatcatgcatgcatatttAGAACCTTTCTATAAAACCATCAATGACATATGTACAAACAAAGTACTAACAATTGGCCTGGTTCTTTTCTTCATGGATCACATTTCTGAAATAATTGCAGCCTCTAAAGACTCTCGACACAGCCCTGACTGGCTCAAAAGTGCTGAGGAAATGGCTACGAAAGCCCGGAGCTACAATGACCAGGTCTGCAATGTCTTCACATATATGACTGCCATTCTTGATCCAAGAATAAAGGTTGAGCTCATTCCAGAAAGTCTCAACTCCGAAAATCACTTGGAGGAAGCCAGAAGACATTTTATGAGAAACTATTCCACCAGTCATTTTGCTTCTATCACCGGCTCTTACGCTGCACAAGAGCTAGAAGATGGAGGAAGTGTTTCTTTTGCAGAGGAAATTGCTCGTAAGAAACGTAGGGCAAGCATGTCCTCCGCCACAGATGAACTCACCCAATATTTATCAGAGCCTCCTGCTTCAATAGCAACAGATGTCTTGGAATGGTGGAAGGTGAATAGCACGCGTTACCCACGGTTGTCAGTGATGGCTCGGGACTTTTTAGCTGCACAACCGACTGCTTTGGCGCCTGAAGACCTTTTCTGCAGCAAAGGTGATGAGATAGAGAAGCAGAGGTTCTCAACACCCTACGAGAGCACTCAAGCATTGCACTGTGTGAAGTCATGGATGCAAGGTGGATTCAAGTTGAAGTATAAATCAACTGAAATTGATTATGAGAGGTTAATGGAACTAGCAACCGCTACAGCAGCTGAAAGTTCTATGGCTGGTTCCGACAAGAAGCAGAAATCATGA
- the LOC132055497 gene encoding zinc finger BED domain-containing protein RICESLEEPER 1 isoform X3: MDWGANSLYKEMEPKSLAVVESTSTIHPIDTGPEKAPTTKTRKKTMTSVYLKYFETAPDGKIRKCKFCGQSYSIATATGNLGRHLSNRHPGYDITVNVASPAQQPVIVPKKPQPQSQAHAKVPQLELDHLNWLLVKWLILASLPPSTLDEHWIVNSFKFLNPTVKLWPREKFQTVLYEVFRSMQEDVRVIVDQISSKVSITLDFWTSYEQLLYMSITCQWIDENWSFQRLLLDICHISSPCGATEISHALLKVLNLYNIDNRVLCCTHDNSPIALHACHTLKEDMDSQNTSHFYYLPCAAHTLNSIINDGLRSTKTIISKIREFVLKVNTSFEISQDFLQCCNAYQEGNWQVPLDASPRWSGNYQMLDIARKAGKSMETIVRKYDELLGSRVLLSTMEKNAVNIMHAYLEPFYKTINDICTNKVLTIGLVLFFMDHISEIIAASKDSRHSPDWLKSAEEMATKARSYNDQVCNVFTYMTAILDPRIKVELIPESLNSENHLEEARRHFMRNYSTSHFASITGSYAAQELEDGGSVSFAEEIARKKRRASMSSATDELTQYLSEPPASIATDVLEWWKVNSTRYPRLSVMARDFLAAQPTALAPEDLFCSKGDEIEKQRFSTPYESTQALHCVKSWMQGGFKLKYKSTEIDYERLMELATATAAESSMAGSDKKQKS, translated from the exons ATGGATTGGGGTGCTAACTCTCTTTATAA AGAAATGGAACCCAAATCCCTTGCCGTTGTGGAATCTACAAGTACAATCCATCCTATAGATACCGGGCCAGAGAAAGCTCCTACAacaaaaacaaggaaaaagaCCATGACATCAGTGTATCTCAAGTACTTTGAGACAGCTCCAGATGGGAAAATTAGGAAGTGTAAATTTTGTGGACAGAGTTATTCAATTGCAACAGCCACTG GCAACTTGGGCAGACATCTCAGCAATCGCCATCCGGGATATGATATAACAGTGAATGTTGCTAGTCCTGCGCAACAGCCTGTCATTGTTCCCAAGAAGCCTCAACCTCAATCTCAAGCTCATGCCAAAGTACCTCAGTTGGAGCTCGATCATTTGAACTGGTTGCTTGTCAAGTGGCTTATTCTTGCATCTCTTCCTCCTTCTACTTTGGACGAACATTGGATTGTGAATTCATTTAAATTTCTTAATCCAACCGTAAAACTTTGGCCTAGAGAAAAGTTCCAAACAGTACTTTATGAAGTTTTTAGAAGCATGCAGGAAGATGTGAGGGTGATAGTGGACCAAATTTCTTCCAAAGTCTCTATTACTCTTGATTTCTGGACATCTTACGAGCAACTCCTCTATATGAGCATCACATGCCAATGGATTGACGAAAATTGGTCTTTCCAGAGGTTGCTCCTTGATATTTGTCACATATCCTCTCCTTGTGGGGCTACTGAAATTTCTCACGCTTTGTTGAAGGTCCTTAATCTGTATAATATTGACAACAGAGTCCTCTGTTGCACACATGATAATAGTCCGATTGCACTGCATGCATGTCATACACTCAAAGAAGATATGGACAGCCAAAATACGAGTCATTTCTACTATCTTCCATGTGCTGCTCATACTTTGAATTCAATCATAAATGATGGACTAAGATCTACAAAGACAATAATTTCCAAAATAAGGGAGTTTGTCCTAAAGGTGAACACGTCCTTTGAGATTTCTCAAGATTTTCTCCAATGTTGCAATGCTTATCAAGAAGGCAATTGGCAAGTCCCTCTTGATGCCTCGCCTCGTTGGAGTGGCAATTATCAGATGCTTGACATTGCACGGAAG GCAGGTAAATCAATGGAAACTATTGTCCGAAAATATGATGAGCTATTAGGCAGTAGGGTGCTCCTCAGCACCATGGAGAAGAATGCTGtgaatatcatgcatgcatatttAGAACCTTTCTATAAAACCATCAATGACATATGTACAAACAAAGTACTAACAATTGGCCTGGTTCTTTTCTTCATGGATCACATTTCTGAAATAATTGCAGCCTCTAAAGACTCTCGACACAGCCCTGACTGGCTCAAAAGTGCTGAGGAAATGGCTACGAAAGCCCGGAGCTACAATGACCAGGTCTGCAATGTCTTCACATATATGACTGCCATTCTTGATCCAAGAATAAAGGTTGAGCTCATTCCAGAAAGTCTCAACTCCGAAAATCACTTGGAGGAAGCCAGAAGACATTTTATGAGAAACTATTCCACCAGTCATTTTGCTTCTATCACCGGCTCTTACGCTGCACAAGAGCTAGAAGATGGAGGAAGTGTTTCTTTTGCAGAGGAAATTGCTCGTAAGAAACGTAGGGCAAGCATGTCCTCCGCCACAGATGAACTCACCCAATATTTATCAGAGCCTCCTGCTTCAATAGCAACAGATGTCTTGGAATGGTGGAAGGTGAATAGCACGCGTTACCCACGGTTGTCAGTGATGGCTCGGGACTTTTTAGCTGCACAACCGACTGCTTTGGCGCCTGAAGACCTTTTCTGCAGCAAAGGTGATGAGATAGAGAAGCAGAGGTTCTCAACACCCTACGAGAGCACTCAAGCATTGCACTGTGTGAAGTCATGGATGCAAGGTGGATTCAAGTTGAAGTATAAATCAACTGAAATTGATTATGAGAGGTTAATGGAACTAGCAACCGCTACAGCAGCTGAAAGTTCTATGGCTGGTTCCGACAAGAAGCAGAAATCATGA
- the LOC132055497 gene encoding zinc finger BED domain-containing protein RICESLEEPER 1 isoform X1: protein MIVHSSSLILFPIALVGIEMEPKSLAVVESTSTIHPIDTGPEKAPTTKTRKKTMTSVYLKYFETAPDGKIRKCKFCGQSYSIATATGNLGRHLSNRHPGYDITVNVASPAQQPVIVPKKPQPQSQAHAKVPQLELDHLNWLLVKWLILASLPPSTLDEHWIVNSFKFLNPTVKLWPREKFQTVLYEVFRSMQEDVRVIVDQISSKVSITLDFWTSYEQLLYMSITCQWIDENWSFQRLLLDICHISSPCGATEISHALLKVLNLYNIDNRVLCCTHDNSPIALHACHTLKEDMDSQNTSHFYYLPCAAHTLNSIINDGLRSTKTIISKIREFVLKVNTSFEISQDFLQCCNAYQEGNWQVPLDASPRWSGNYQMLDIARKAGKSMETIVRKYDELLGSRVLLSTMEKNAVNIMHAYLEPFYKTINDICTNKVLTIGLVLFFMDHISEIIAASKDSRHSPDWLKSAEEMATKARSYNDQVCNVFTYMTAILDPRIKVELIPESLNSENHLEEARRHFMRNYSTSHFASITGSYAAQELEDGGSVSFAEEIARKKRRASMSSATDELTQYLSEPPASIATDVLEWWKVNSTRYPRLSVMARDFLAAQPTALAPEDLFCSKGDEIEKQRFSTPYESTQALHCVKSWMQGGFKLKYKSTEIDYERLMELATATAAESSMAGSDKKQKS from the exons ATGATTGTGCATTCATCTTCTTTGATCCTCTTTCCTATCGCTCTCGTTGGAATAGAAATGGAACCCAAATCCCTTGCCGTTGTGGAATCTACAAGTACAATCCATCCTATAGATACCGGGCCAGAGAAAGCTCCTACAacaaaaacaaggaaaaagaCCATGACATCAGTGTATCTCAAGTACTTTGAGACAGCTCCAGATGGGAAAATTAGGAAGTGTAAATTTTGTGGACAGAGTTATTCAATTGCAACAGCCACTG GCAACTTGGGCAGACATCTCAGCAATCGCCATCCGGGATATGATATAACAGTGAATGTTGCTAGTCCTGCGCAACAGCCTGTCATTGTTCCCAAGAAGCCTCAACCTCAATCTCAAGCTCATGCCAAAGTACCTCAGTTGGAGCTCGATCATTTGAACTGGTTGCTTGTCAAGTGGCTTATTCTTGCATCTCTTCCTCCTTCTACTTTGGACGAACATTGGATTGTGAATTCATTTAAATTTCTTAATCCAACCGTAAAACTTTGGCCTAGAGAAAAGTTCCAAACAGTACTTTATGAAGTTTTTAGAAGCATGCAGGAAGATGTGAGGGTGATAGTGGACCAAATTTCTTCCAAAGTCTCTATTACTCTTGATTTCTGGACATCTTACGAGCAACTCCTCTATATGAGCATCACATGCCAATGGATTGACGAAAATTGGTCTTTCCAGAGGTTGCTCCTTGATATTTGTCACATATCCTCTCCTTGTGGGGCTACTGAAATTTCTCACGCTTTGTTGAAGGTCCTTAATCTGTATAATATTGACAACAGAGTCCTCTGTTGCACACATGATAATAGTCCGATTGCACTGCATGCATGTCATACACTCAAAGAAGATATGGACAGCCAAAATACGAGTCATTTCTACTATCTTCCATGTGCTGCTCATACTTTGAATTCAATCATAAATGATGGACTAAGATCTACAAAGACAATAATTTCCAAAATAAGGGAGTTTGTCCTAAAGGTGAACACGTCCTTTGAGATTTCTCAAGATTTTCTCCAATGTTGCAATGCTTATCAAGAAGGCAATTGGCAAGTCCCTCTTGATGCCTCGCCTCGTTGGAGTGGCAATTATCAGATGCTTGACATTGCACGGAAG GCAGGTAAATCAATGGAAACTATTGTCCGAAAATATGATGAGCTATTAGGCAGTAGGGTGCTCCTCAGCACCATGGAGAAGAATGCTGtgaatatcatgcatgcatatttAGAACCTTTCTATAAAACCATCAATGACATATGTACAAACAAAGTACTAACAATTGGCCTGGTTCTTTTCTTCATGGATCACATTTCTGAAATAATTGCAGCCTCTAAAGACTCTCGACACAGCCCTGACTGGCTCAAAAGTGCTGAGGAAATGGCTACGAAAGCCCGGAGCTACAATGACCAGGTCTGCAATGTCTTCACATATATGACTGCCATTCTTGATCCAAGAATAAAGGTTGAGCTCATTCCAGAAAGTCTCAACTCCGAAAATCACTTGGAGGAAGCCAGAAGACATTTTATGAGAAACTATTCCACCAGTCATTTTGCTTCTATCACCGGCTCTTACGCTGCACAAGAGCTAGAAGATGGAGGAAGTGTTTCTTTTGCAGAGGAAATTGCTCGTAAGAAACGTAGGGCAAGCATGTCCTCCGCCACAGATGAACTCACCCAATATTTATCAGAGCCTCCTGCTTCAATAGCAACAGATGTCTTGGAATGGTGGAAGGTGAATAGCACGCGTTACCCACGGTTGTCAGTGATGGCTCGGGACTTTTTAGCTGCACAACCGACTGCTTTGGCGCCTGAAGACCTTTTCTGCAGCAAAGGTGATGAGATAGAGAAGCAGAGGTTCTCAACACCCTACGAGAGCACTCAAGCATTGCACTGTGTGAAGTCATGGATGCAAGGTGGATTCAAGTTGAAGTATAAATCAACTGAAATTGATTATGAGAGGTTAATGGAACTAGCAACCGCTACAGCAGCTGAAAGTTCTATGGCTGGTTCCGACAAGAAGCAGAAATCATGA